In one window of Dehalococcoidia bacterium DNA:
- a CDS encoding DNA cytosine methyltransferase, whose protein sequence is MKVLVACEFSGVVRDAFLKRGHDAWSCDLLPCESPIGARHYQGDVLSMIDFSKFDLMIAHPPCTHLSKAGAWCWKFKEQEQREALDFVRKLLEAPVLRICLENPVGKINTAVRKPDQIIHPWMFGDPWLKETCLWLKDLPVLRATNKVEPQGNWVKPGNKRPWRRFDAVPEGGRGNTKDRSRSFQGIAEAMADQWGSL, encoded by the coding sequence ATGAAGGTACTGGTGGCCTGTGAATTTAGCGGCGTGGTCAGGGACGCTTTCCTGAAACGTGGGCATGATGCGTGGTCGTGTGACCTGCTGCCGTGTGAAAGCCCGATAGGGGCGCGGCACTACCAGGGCGACGTTCTGTCTATGATCGACTTTTCCAAGTTCGACTTGATGATCGCGCATCCACCATGTACACATCTAAGTAAGGCGGGCGCGTGGTGTTGGAAATTTAAGGAGCAAGAGCAGCGCGAAGCCCTGGATTTTGTGCGCAAGTTACTGGAGGCCCCGGTTCTCCGGATATGCCTGGAAAATCCCGTAGGAAAAATCAATACAGCCGTCCGAAAGCCTGACCAGATTATCCACCCCTGGATGTTTGGTGACCCTTGGCTTAAGGAAACTTGCTTATGGTTGAAAGACTTGCCAGTGCTACGCGCCACAAACAAAGTCGAACCACAGGGAAACTGGGTTAAGCCGGGGAATAAGCGTCCGTGGCGGCGCTTTGATGCTGTACCCGAAGGGGGGCGGGGCAACACTAAAGATCGAAGTCGGAGTTTTCAAGGCATCGCCGAGGCAATGGCCGACCAATGGGGAAGTTTATAG
- a CDS encoding peptide chain release factor-like protein, giving the protein MGGNGWRWSSATLTGGVPLCLSLPLLQCKVFRTLLLFVFMVVIIQQQLNQGGGMPDKELLFSVTRKDFDIATFSGSGAGGQHRNRHPNCVRITHRASGATATGTEQRKMHQNQIVAFRRLVETPKFKAWLKLEICRAAGMFDDVDERVNQEMRPSNLRVEGQVGGKWTEI; this is encoded by the coding sequence ATGGGTGGTAATGGTTGGAGGTGGTCATCCGCAACTCTTACGGGTGGTGTCCCCCTGTGCCTCTCTCTCCCTCTTCTACAATGCAAAGTTTTTCGAACGCTCTTGCTTTTTGTCTTTATGGTTGTTATAATACAACAACAATTAAACCAAGGGGGTGGTATGCCGGACAAGGAACTCTTGTTTTCGGTGACGCGGAAGGATTTTGATATAGCGACGTTTTCTGGTTCTGGCGCGGGTGGTCAGCATCGGAACCGGCATCCGAATTGTGTGAGGATAACGCACAGGGCTTCGGGTGCGACGGCGACGGGAACGGAGCAGCGCAAGATGCATCAGAATCAGATAGTGGCGTTCAGGCGGCTGGTGGAGACGCCGAAATTCAAGGCGTGGTTGAAGCTGGAGATATGCCGTGCCGCCGGGATGTTTGACGATGTTGATGAGAGGGTCAATCAGGAGATGCGTCCTTCTAATTTGCGGGTTGAGGGTCAAGTTGGTGGCAAGTGGACGGAGATATAG
- a CDS encoding terminase small subunit — MRKHIRKSNKYIKKDIDNNINNIIPDSNIDMNIKDIDIKNKEDNNKDSKDIKKKDNKDINTSVINIPVLDISINKYMSIGTPLKNPFHERFCQLYSRNLNATTSYLQSIKDVTPDNVITYDTARTNGSRLLTYADIRTRLSEITDHTAQNLDISRTDILEGIQNEVNLDPADVFNWTGEALELKSLKNIPLQVRQTIKSIKENKDGKIEVTFYDRQRAREQLMKYLGMLTDKVDINVTHELGNALAAAHARVVKRSNREIDAPGAIEADFTEID, encoded by the coding sequence ATGAGAAAACACATTAGAAAGAGTAATAAATATATCAAGAAAGATATAGATAATAATATAAATAATATTATACCTGATAGTAATATAGATATGAATATAAAAGATATAGATATAAAGAATAAAGAAGATAATAATAAAGATAGTAAAGATATAAAAAAGAAAGATAATAAAGATATAAATACAAGTGTAATAAATATACCTGTATTAGATATTAGTATAAATAAATATATGTCTATAGGCACTCCCCTTAAAAATCCATTCCACGAAAGATTCTGTCAGCTATATTCCCGTAATCTAAACGCTACCACAAGTTATTTGCAATCCATAAAAGACGTAACGCCCGATAATGTAATAACTTACGATACGGCAAGAACCAATGGAAGCCGCTTGCTCACATATGCCGATATTCGGACACGCTTATCAGAAATTACAGACCACACCGCGCAAAACCTTGATATAAGCCGAACAGATATACTTGAAGGAATTCAGAACGAGGTTAATCTTGATCCGGCGGATGTTTTCAATTGGACTGGTGAAGCTCTCGAATTAAAAAGTTTAAAAAATATACCGCTACAGGTTCGACAAACTATCAAGTCGATTAAAGAAAATAAGGACGGCAAAATCGAAGTTACTTTTTACGATAGGCAACGGGCGCGGGAGCAATTGATGAAATATCTTGGCATGCTGACGGATAAAGTTGACATAAACGTAACTCACGAATTGGGTAACGCACTTGCCGCCGCACATGCCAGAGTCGTGAAACGTTCTAACCGTGAAATCGATGCACCTGGAGCGATAGAGGCAGATTTTACAGAGATTGACTAA